In a genomic window of Scyliorhinus torazame isolate Kashiwa2021f chromosome 5, sScyTor2.1, whole genome shotgun sequence:
- the LOC140422008 gene encoding uncharacterized protein yields the protein MEKPWKCEDCGKGFRAPCELERHQRSHTGERPFTCSVCGTGFTQLFSLQSHQQVHTGERPFTCSDCGKGFTQLSNLRRHQRVHTGERPFTCSDCGKGFTQLSSLQSHQRVHTGERPFTCSDCGKGFTELSNLRKHERVHTGERPFTCSQCEKRFTDIGHLRRHERFHTGERPFTCSDCGTGFTLLSNLQSHQRVHTGERPFTCTVCDKRFTQLSNLQSHQRVHTGEKPFICSVCDKGFTQLSILHRHNVTHTNERPFKCSDCGSGFKSSRVLMSHQRIHTEERPFSCSHCTKRFQTSSALRRHQRVHTKMKPFTCSDCGTGFTQLSSLQSHQRVHTGERPFTCSDCGKGFTELSNLRKHERVHTGERPFTCSQCEKRFTDIGHLRRHERFHTGERPFTCSDCGTGFTLLSNLQSHQRVHTGERPFTCTVCDKRFTQLSNLQSHQRVHTGEKPFICSVCDKGFTQLSILHRHNVTHTNERPFKCSDCGSGFKSSRVLMSHQRIHTEERPFSCSHCTKRFQTSSALRRHQRVHTKKKPFTCSDCGNGFTQLSSLQSHQRVHTGERPFTCSDCGKGFTELSNLRKHERVHTGERPFTCSQCEKRFTDIGHLRRHERFHTGERPFTCSDCGTGFTLLSNLQSHQRVHTGERPFTCTVCDKRFTQLSNLQSHQRVHTGEKPFICSVCDKGFTQLSILHRHNVTHTNERPFKCSDCGSGFKSSRVLMSHQRIHTEERPFSCSHCTKRFQTSSALRRHQRVHT from the coding sequence atggagaaaccatggaaatgtgaggattgtgggaagggattcagagccccatgcgagctggaaaggcatcaacgcagtcacactggagagaggccgttcacctgctctgtctgtgggacgggattcactcagttattcagcctgcagagccaccagcaagttcacactggggagaggccgttcacctgctctgactgtgggaagggattcactcagttatccaacctgcggagacaccagcgagttcacactggggagaggcctttcacctgctctgactgtgggaagggattcactcagttatccagcctgcagagccaccagcgagttcacaccggggagaggccgttcacctgctctgactgtgggaaaggattcactgagttatccaacctgcggaaacatgaacgagttcacactggggagaggcctttcacctgctctcagtgtgaaaagagattcactgacattggccacctgcggagacacgaacgatttcacactggggagaggcctttcacctgctctgactgtgggacaggattcactctgttatccaacctgcagagccaccagcgagttcacaccggggagaggccattcacctgcactgtgtgtgataagagattcactcagttatccaacctgcagagccaccagcgagttcacaccggggagaagccgtttatctgctctgtgtgtgataagggattcactcaattatccatccTGCAtagacacaatgtcactcacaccaatgagagaccctttaaatgctccgactgtgggagtgggtttaaaagctctcgggtactgatgtcccaccagcgcattcacactgaggagagaccgttcagctgctctcactgcacaaagaggtttcaaacatcatccgcattgcggagacaccagcgagttcacactaaaatgaagccattcacctgctctgactgtgggacgggattcactcagttatccagcctgcagagccaccagcgagttcacactggggagaggccgttcacctgctctgactgtgggaaaggattcactgagttatccaacctgcggaaacacgaacgagttcacactggggagaggcctttcacctgctctcagtgtgaaaagagattcactgacattggccacctgcggagacacgaacgatttcacactggggagaggcctttcacctgctctgactgtgggacaggattcactctgttatccaacctgcagagccaccagcgagttcacaccggggagaggccattcacctgcactgtgtgtgataagagattcactcagttatccaacctgcagagccaccagcgagttcacaccggggagaagccgtttatctgctctgtgtgtgataagggattcactcaattatccatccTGCATAGACACAATgtgactcacaccaatgagagaccctttaaatgctccgactgtgggagtgggtttaaaagctctcgggtactgatgtcccaccagcgcattcacactgaggagagaccgttcagctgctctcactgcacaaagaggtttcaaacatcatccgcattgcggagacaccagcgagttcacactaaaaagaagcctttcacctgctctgactgtgggaatggattcactcagttatccagcctgcagagccaccagcgagttcacactggggagaggccgttcacctgctctgactgtgggaaaggattcactgagttatccaacctgcggaaacacgaacgagttcacactggggagaggcctttcacctgctctcagtgtgaaaagagattcactgacattggccacctgcggagacacgaacgatttcacactggggagaggcctttcacctgctctgactgtgggacaggattcactctgttatccaacctgcagagccaccagcgagttcacaccggggagaggccattcacctgcactgtgtgtgataagagattcactcagttatccaacctgcagagccaccagcgagttcacaccggggagaagccgtttatctgctctgtgtgtgataagggattcactcaattatccatccTGCAtagacacaatgtcactcacaccaatgagagaccctttaaatgctccgactgtgggagtgggtttaaaagctctcgggtactgatgtcccaccagcgcattcacactgaggagagaccgttcagctgctctcactgcacaaagaggtttcaaacatcatccgcattgcggagacaccagcgagttcacacctaa